Proteins encoded in a region of the Teredinibacter purpureus genome:
- a CDS encoding carbohydrate binding family 9 domain-containing protein, with protein MFQFLPSSLCIFVSSLFLLFSPSAYSQNRLALTHIAIAPTLDGVLDEQVWQQATPFDLAFENNPGEGIPTDIKTSAYLYEDGESLHLAIHAYDPNPENIRAHLSDRDAIWGDDMVGIVLDTFDGERNGYEFYVNPFGVQQDGRVDDTNGWRATTAWNGIWYSAAKITDDGWTAEISIPFRALRFPNSTGELTWGVGIFRAYPRDITRWLTHIQRDPNISCNLCQYHKVSGFTNVKPGNNFQLTPTLTLSKNNTRDDVPGDWDKGDTDSQPGLDLRWGITENAVVNATINPDFSQIEADAAQLNVNNTYSLFLPERRPFFLDGSDYFTTRNFNLVHTRNIAEPDIGVKLTGKSGPHAYGILMADDNATTFLLPGNQSSDVAEYVIEDPIDEDNDTPIGSNIGIARYRMDIGARNQFGALITTRQAEDYRNIVASIDGHIWLGEKDKIRYQTAFSDSANPLSLQHEFNLEEQQQGHAVALDFIRDTRDYRLEANYKNVGSGFRADMGFNSSADYKMISLEGERKYYGDTNSAITRSYLWFDWDYVHDQNDKRLKNQLKLFAAINGTLQSYARLGAIAAEKFYEGDFNSGGDYFDEALLEAYLSFRPLSNLQLQMFALYGDTIDYTNSQPGTTTRANITLNFQLSNHLNARLAHNYSTIDTAANPTAIRTDSLQQLDGGKLYSANQTDLRLSYQFDIRNQLKLVMQYTDIQRNAALYQANFDSDDDNNVNAVDKLFSSQIMYSYKLNAQSLFYLGFADRGFQDDTLEGIEKDSRSVFAKVSFAWQS; from the coding sequence ATGTTTCAATTTTTGCCCTCGTCTCTTTGTATTTTTGTTTCCTCTCTTTTTTTATTGTTTTCTCCATCGGCTTATTCACAAAACAGATTAGCTCTTACCCATATAGCCATAGCCCCCACATTAGATGGTGTTCTAGACGAACAGGTTTGGCAACAAGCCACACCTTTTGACTTAGCGTTTGAAAACAATCCAGGCGAAGGTATTCCTACCGATATCAAAACCTCTGCTTATCTATATGAAGATGGCGAAAGTTTACATCTCGCCATACACGCATATGACCCTAACCCTGAAAATATCCGTGCTCACCTCTCGGATCGAGATGCCATATGGGGCGATGATATGGTGGGAATTGTGCTCGACACGTTTGATGGTGAGCGCAATGGCTATGAGTTTTATGTCAACCCCTTTGGCGTTCAGCAAGACGGCCGAGTGGATGACACCAATGGCTGGAGGGCCACTACCGCATGGAACGGCATTTGGTATAGCGCGGCAAAGATTACCGACGACGGCTGGACAGCAGAGATCAGTATTCCTTTTCGCGCACTCCGGTTTCCCAACAGTACTGGGGAACTTACTTGGGGCGTAGGTATTTTCCGAGCTTACCCACGCGACATAACGCGTTGGCTTACACACATACAACGCGACCCCAATATTAGCTGTAACCTTTGCCAATACCATAAAGTCTCGGGCTTTACGAATGTAAAACCCGGCAATAATTTTCAACTTACACCAACACTCACGCTCAGCAAAAATAACACGCGCGACGACGTACCTGGTGATTGGGACAAAGGCGATACAGATTCCCAACCAGGACTTGATTTACGCTGGGGCATAACCGAGAACGCCGTCGTAAACGCCACTATAAACCCAGATTTTTCACAGATTGAAGCCGATGCCGCACAACTTAATGTCAACAATACCTACTCTCTGTTTTTACCAGAACGCAGGCCTTTCTTTCTAGACGGCTCGGATTACTTCACCACCCGAAATTTTAATCTCGTGCACACACGCAACATTGCCGAACCGGATATTGGCGTAAAACTCACGGGGAAGAGCGGCCCGCATGCCTACGGCATTTTGATGGCCGACGATAACGCAACGACCTTTTTACTACCCGGCAATCAAAGTTCAGATGTTGCAGAATATGTAATAGAAGACCCGATCGACGAAGATAACGATACACCGATTGGCAGCAATATAGGTATTGCGCGTTACCGGATGGACATAGGTGCACGCAATCAATTCGGCGCATTAATAACCACACGGCAGGCCGAGGACTATCGCAATATCGTTGCTTCCATCGACGGCCATATTTGGCTGGGTGAAAAAGACAAAATCCGCTATCAAACAGCCTTTTCAGACAGCGCGAACCCACTTAGCCTGCAACACGAATTCAATTTAGAGGAGCAACAACAAGGCCATGCAGTTGCGTTAGACTTTATCCGAGATACGCGAGATTATCGGTTAGAAGCCAACTACAAAAACGTGGGCTCGGGCTTTCGAGCCGACATGGGTTTTAATAGCTCTGCCGATTACAAAATGATTTCACTTGAAGGCGAACGCAAATATTACGGCGATACCAATAGTGCTATCACTCGCTCCTACCTTTGGTTTGACTGGGATTATGTGCATGATCAAAATGATAAGCGCTTAAAAAATCAGCTTAAACTATTTGCCGCTATCAATGGAACCCTGCAATCATACGCTCGGCTCGGTGCGATTGCGGCGGAGAAGTTCTACGAAGGGGATTTTAATTCTGGCGGGGACTATTTCGATGAAGCACTCTTAGAGGCTTACCTCAGCTTTCGACCACTTTCAAACCTACAGCTTCAAATGTTTGCACTTTACGGTGACACAATCGACTATACTAATAGTCAGCCGGGCACAACTACAAGGGCCAACATTACACTCAATTTTCAGCTGAGCAACCACTTAAATGCGAGGCTCGCGCATAACTACAGCACCATAGATACAGCGGCTAATCCTACGGCAATTCGAACAGACTCATTACAACAGCTGGACGGCGGAAAACTGTATTCAGCCAATCAAACCGATTTGCGCCTTAGCTATCAGTTTGATATTCGCAACCAACTAAAGTTGGTCATGCAGTACACCGACATCCAACGTAATGCGGCGCTATACCAAGCCAACTTTGATTCTGATGACGACAACAATGTAAATGCCGTTGATAAGCTTTTTTCTAGCCAAATCATGTACTCATACAAGCTTAACGCTCAAAGCCTTTTCTATTTAGGTTTTGCTGATAGAGGGTTTCAGGATGACACTCTAGAAGGGATAGAAAAAGATTCACGTTCTGTTTTCGCTAAAGTTAGTTTTGCATGGCAAAGCTAA
- a CDS encoding DMT family transporter, whose amino-acid sequence MFVGTLHATVTFETLTLSTPISSTSSRFLSSGFASLYTSVFLLSLNGLFAKSIQLDSTSITHLRSVIAALGIACLLLIRRHSLTLPTIKTSIIVYGLGVILGLHWVTFFHAMQVSSVAVGIIALFSYPVLTVLIEPFFRHSSPKGIDIAAAIIVFIGVVTMVSGEESLVSGNIREGVFWGITSALLFSLRNTSQKYLAHHVPSSHLMLHQTIATALIFVGFTDWPTVATLDLHNWWLLALLGIFCTAGAHTLLSVSLKLLSAKTVALISCLQPLLASLFAWMMIGETLTPHIAVGGAIVLTVATYESFQKKAA is encoded by the coding sequence GTGTTTGTCGGTACACTACACGCCACAGTCACTTTCGAGACGCTCACGTTGTCGACCCCTATCAGCTCCACTTCCAGTCGTTTTCTTTCGTCGGGTTTCGCTTCGCTGTATACCTCTGTTTTCTTGTTGAGCTTAAATGGGCTATTTGCTAAATCTATTCAACTCGACTCTACCTCTATTACGCACCTTCGTAGCGTTATCGCCGCACTGGGTATTGCCTGCTTACTACTCATTCGCCGTCACTCATTAACATTGCCCACTATAAAAACAAGTATTATCGTTTACGGGTTGGGGGTTATTCTTGGTCTTCATTGGGTAACATTTTTTCATGCTATGCAGGTCTCGTCTGTTGCTGTTGGCATTATTGCGCTCTTCAGTTACCCCGTTTTAACCGTTTTGATCGAGCCTTTTTTTCGACACTCATCGCCTAAAGGCATTGATATAGCGGCCGCAATTATTGTTTTTATCGGTGTTGTTACCATGGTCTCTGGCGAAGAGTCTCTCGTTAGCGGCAACATACGAGAAGGCGTGTTTTGGGGAATAACCTCTGCTTTACTCTTTTCGTTGCGCAATACAAGCCAGAAATATTTAGCTCATCACGTTCCCAGTAGCCACTTAATGCTGCACCAAACCATTGCTACAGCACTCATTTTTGTTGGCTTTACGGATTGGCCTACCGTCGCAACCCTCGATTTACATAACTGGTGGTTATTAGCGCTGCTCGGCATTTTTTGTACAGCCGGCGCCCACACACTATTAAGCGTTAGCTTAAAACTATTAAGCGCAAAAACCGTGGCACTTATAAGCTGCCTACAACCGTTGCTCGCATCTCTGTTCGCCTGGATGATGATTGGGGAAACCTTAACCCCCCACATCGCTGTCGGCGGCGCAATTGTCTTGACTGTAGCAACTTACGAATCGTTCCAGAAAAAAGCCGCTTAA
- a CDS encoding fumarate reductase flavoprotein subunit, which produces MKTIYTDALVIGGGLAGLRAAIGVRRQGHDVIVLSLVPPKRSHSAAAQGGMQASLGNTLKGQGDNEDIHFADTVKGSDWGCDQDVARMFVNTAPKAIRELAAWGVPWGRVERGAHNSVIDGKNVSLTEKDEAHGLISARNFGGTQKWRTCFVSDGTGHSMLYTMSNQAVAEDIPVHERMEAISLIHDGERCYGAVVRNLMTGELLTYIAKTTCIATGGYGRIYRATTNAVINEGMGTALALETGVATLGNMEAVQFHPTGIFPAGILVTEGCRGDGGLLLDKDLHRFMPDYEPEKKELASRDVVSRWMEHHIRSGKGVQSRFGEHLWLDIRLLGKKHIEGKLREVKEICEYFLGVNPVTDLIPVRPCQHYSMGGVRTDYRGESPSLKGLFAAGEAACWDMHGFNRLGGNSVAETVVAGMIVGENMGQFIGGSGADINVSTALIREAYNKQAERLAGYCNSNGDENPFHIMREMQELMSSNVAIFRGGEKLQEAVDQLKVLAQRAKNIKVHSSAQGGSPELVAAYRVESMLRLSLCVAQGALAREESRGAHYREDFKLRNDKDWLCRTLASWKSPEDTMPTLNYEPLDVTTMEMPPNWRGYGAKDRIEHPDTEQRQAVVDAVKAKHEGGNRFDAQNELMPFEEKLPENLRGKNARLGENENGQLANAGK; this is translated from the coding sequence ATGAAAACGATTTATACCGATGCTTTGGTAATAGGTGGTGGCCTTGCGGGCTTGCGAGCCGCGATAGGCGTTCGTCGTCAAGGCCATGATGTGATTGTACTCAGCTTAGTACCGCCCAAACGTTCTCACTCGGCGGCAGCCCAAGGCGGCATGCAAGCGAGTTTAGGTAATACACTAAAAGGTCAAGGTGATAACGAAGATATCCATTTCGCTGATACAGTAAAAGGCTCCGACTGGGGCTGTGATCAAGACGTTGCGCGCATGTTTGTCAACACTGCACCTAAAGCCATACGCGAACTTGCTGCGTGGGGTGTGCCGTGGGGGCGTGTTGAGCGTGGCGCGCACAACAGTGTTATAGATGGTAAAAATGTATCGCTTACCGAAAAAGACGAGGCTCATGGTCTAATTTCGGCCCGTAACTTTGGTGGCACACAAAAATGGCGAACGTGTTTTGTCAGTGACGGCACCGGCCACTCCATGCTCTATACCATGAGCAACCAAGCTGTTGCGGAAGATATTCCTGTGCACGAGCGCATGGAGGCTATCTCCTTAATTCATGATGGCGAGCGCTGCTATGGCGCTGTGGTACGCAATTTAATGACGGGCGAATTGCTCACCTATATAGCCAAAACCACCTGTATCGCCACTGGCGGTTACGGTCGCATTTATCGTGCAACCACTAATGCCGTCATTAATGAAGGTATGGGTACTGCCCTTGCGCTGGAAACCGGCGTGGCTACCCTCGGCAATATGGAAGCGGTACAGTTCCACCCCACCGGTATTTTTCCTGCGGGTATTTTGGTTACCGAAGGTTGCCGTGGTGATGGTGGCCTATTGTTGGATAAAGACCTACACCGCTTTATGCCTGACTACGAACCCGAGAAAAAAGAGCTTGCCTCGCGCGATGTGGTTAGCCGCTGGATGGAGCACCATATTCGCAGCGGCAAAGGTGTGCAAAGCCGTTTCGGTGAACACCTATGGTTAGATATTCGTTTGCTCGGTAAAAAACATATTGAAGGTAAGTTGCGCGAAGTAAAAGAAATTTGTGAATATTTTCTTGGCGTAAATCCCGTAACCGATTTAATTCCTGTGCGCCCATGTCAGCACTATTCAATGGGTGGCGTGCGCACCGATTACCGCGGAGAATCCCCCTCGCTTAAAGGGCTGTTTGCCGCAGGTGAAGCCGCGTGTTGGGATATGCACGGTTTTAACCGCCTTGGCGGTAACTCCGTAGCCGAAACTGTGGTCGCGGGCATGATTGTGGGCGAAAACATGGGCCAGTTTATTGGTGGTAGTGGAGCCGATATAAACGTATCTACGGCCCTAATTCGCGAGGCGTATAACAAGCAGGCTGAACGCTTAGCCGGTTATTGCAATAGCAACGGTGACGAAAACCCTTTCCACATTATGCGCGAAATGCAGGAGTTAATGAGTTCCAATGTGGCTATTTTCCGAGGCGGAGAAAAGTTACAAGAAGCGGTTGATCAATTAAAAGTGTTGGCTCAGCGCGCGAAAAATATAAAAGTGCACAGCAGTGCCCAAGGTGGCAGCCCTGAATTGGTTGCGGCCTACCGTGTAGAAAGCATGCTGCGCTTAAGCTTGTGTGTTGCGCAGGGCGCATTGGCGCGCGAAGAAAGTCGCGGCGCACACTACCGTGAAGATTTTAAATTACGTAACGATAAAGACTGGCTCTGCCGAACACTGGCGAGCTGGAAAAGCCCAGAAGACACCATGCCCACACTTAATTACGAGCCTTTAGACGTAACAACAATGGAAATGCCTCCGAATTGGCGCGGCTATGGGGCAAAGGACCGCATCGAACACCCCGATACGGAGCAACGTCAAGCCGTTGTGGATGCCGTAAAAGCCAAGCATGAAGGTGGTAATCGTTTTGACGCACAAAACGAACTCATGCCATTTGAGGAGAAGCTACCCGAAAATTTGCGTGGAAAAAATGCGCGTTTGGGTGAAAATGAAAACGGCCAGTTGGCGAACGCAGGTAAGTAA
- a CDS encoding fumarate reductase iron-sulfur subunit, with translation MNTIPVKQVEAEPGEYRTLSVNVFRHNPMDENSVPHFETFEVEEADSMTLFILLNEIRENQDPSVQFDFVCRAGICGSCAMLVNGRPKLACRTLTKDLPAVLNLAPLPGFELIGDLSVNTGKWMRNMSEHLETWIHNKEEERDFCEIEEKMEPEVADKIYELERCVECGCCIAACGTAQMRTDFVGAVGINQLARFRIDPRDDRTDADYYEVLGTEDGVFGCMTLLGCEDMCPKELPLAQQIAYMRRKMALSGV, from the coding sequence GTGAATACCATTCCTGTAAAACAAGTGGAAGCCGAACCTGGCGAATATAGAACTTTGAGCGTTAACGTGTTTCGCCATAACCCTATGGATGAAAATAGCGTGCCTCACTTCGAGACCTTTGAGGTGGAAGAAGCAGATTCCATGACTCTCTTTATTTTGCTTAACGAGATTCGCGAAAATCAAGACCCTAGCGTGCAATTCGATTTTGTTTGCCGCGCAGGTATCTGTGGCAGTTGTGCGATGCTTGTTAATGGTCGCCCCAAACTCGCGTGTCGAACGCTCACCAAAGATTTACCGGCAGTATTAAACCTTGCGCCTCTGCCCGGTTTTGAGTTGATCGGCGACCTTTCTGTGAATACCGGTAAGTGGATGCGTAATATGAGCGAACACTTAGAAACGTGGATTCACAATAAAGAGGAAGAACGTGATTTTTGCGAGATAGAAGAAAAAATGGAGCCGGAAGTTGCTGACAAAATTTACGAGCTGGAACGTTGCGTAGAATGCGGCTGCTGCATTGCCGCCTGCGGTACAGCGCAAATGCGAACCGATTTTGTAGGTGCCGTGGGAATCAATCAGTTGGCGCGTTTTAGAATAGACCCCCGTGACGATCGTACGGATGCCGATTACTACGAAGTGCTCGGTACTGAAGACGGTGTATTCGGCTGTATGACCCTGCTCGGCTGCGAGGATATGTGTCCGAAGGAGCTGCCGTTGGCTCAGCAAATTGCGTATATGCGTAGAAAAATGGCGTTGTCCGGCGTCTAG